A genomic segment from Cyanobium sp. NIES-981 encodes:
- the grrP gene encoding extracellular substrate binding-like orphan protein GrrP, giving the protein MGSLRVIERLGRRLGSDRRSLRQAVLSVAALLTLAAGAPAALAETAIERAARTGELALGVPGTAAPYFKEGANGQLQGYAIDVAGLIAAEVSDYLGRPVKVVSETTEGPEALFRQVHNGEVDLMCGAQFTWEREMFVDFSIPFALSGIRLLTQGGTLDGTPDSLRGKRIGVVKGSLGEATVKALQPAARLVAVPTLAAGLKALGQGQVDAVGGDSVLLATAAQAARLREPTLVPTVALNRYAVGCAMPENNSTLRNLVNLAIAKMLQGYVNGDAASRQLVNRWLGPDSELGLPEAMISLYFQSVLLNYEQIALPPQP; this is encoded by the coding sequence ATGGGTTCTCTCCGGGTGATCGAGCGACTGGGTCGGAGGCTCGGGTCCGATCGGCGCAGCCTGCGGCAGGCCGTGCTCAGCGTCGCTGCCCTGCTCACTCTGGCGGCGGGAGCTCCGGCCGCCCTGGCGGAGACGGCCATCGAGCGGGCAGCCCGCACCGGTGAACTCGCCCTGGGTGTGCCGGGAACGGCAGCGCCCTATTTCAAGGAGGGCGCCAACGGGCAGCTGCAGGGGTATGCCATTGACGTGGCGGGGCTGATCGCCGCTGAGGTGTCGGACTACCTCGGCAGACCCGTGAAGGTGGTGAGCGAGACCACCGAGGGCCCGGAGGCCCTGTTCCGTCAGGTGCACAACGGCGAGGTGGATCTGATGTGCGGTGCCCAGTTCACCTGGGAGCGGGAAATGTTCGTGGACTTCTCGATTCCCTTCGCCCTCTCCGGCATCCGCCTGCTCACCCAGGGCGGCACACTCGATGGAACGCCTGATTCCCTGCGGGGCAAGCGGATCGGTGTGGTGAAGGGCAGCCTCGGAGAGGCCACCGTGAAGGCCCTGCAGCCCGCCGCCCGCCTGGTGGCCGTCCCTACGCTCGCCGCTGGGCTGAAGGCCCTGGGCCAGGGCCAGGTGGATGCGGTGGGCGGCGATTCGGTGCTTCTGGCCACGGCGGCACAGGCGGCACGTCTGCGGGAGCCCACCCTCGTGCCCACCGTGGCCCTCAACCGCTACGCCGTGGGCTGCGCCATGCCTGAAAACAACTCCACCCTGCGCAACCTGGTGAATCTGGCCATCGCCAAGATGCTGCAGGGGTATGTGAACGGCGACGCCGCGTCCCGTCAGCTGGTGAACCGCTGGCTCGGTCCTGACAGTGAACTGGGCCTGCCCGAAGCGATGATCAGCCTCTACTTCCAGAGCGTGCTGCTCAACTACGAACAGATCGCCCTTCCCCCCCAGCCCTGA
- a CDS encoding IS5 family transposase, whose product MYRREHRDQLSFEDFFLPFGGKLSGDNRWIKLAELIPWDELEGDYAAQFCKGFGAPAKPFRMALGALIIKARMGLTDEELVEQIKENPYLQFFIGLEAFQYSAPFDPSMMVYFRKRLPDSVVNDCNERIVRHGLNVIRSSAVDEHDSSDGGGAGSAADQKIESKTPRPNQGSLLIDATCVPADIRHPTDLSLLNEGRELTETLIDAMYSQVRESFGHKPRTHRKQARQQFLAVAKKKRPRFLKIRKAIKQQLGHLKRNLANIDALTACGASLLAAGRHAYQKLLVVSELVRQQNILYRSDTRSIPARIVSLCQAHIRPIVRGKARCNVEFGAKISLSVTDEGFAFLDRLSFDPYNEGEDLKVQAQAYRRRYGCYPEVICADQIYRTRSNRAFCQRHGIRLSGPRLGRPKNDPELVAAERRQFVDDQRRRNAVEGKIGQGKRRYGLGLIREKLPATQGSSIAMNVLVMNLQKLLELLCLYFVLCWQLLVSAARALSSSSRELSCQLSGA is encoded by the coding sequence ATGTACCGACGTGAGCATCGTGATCAGCTCTCGTTCGAGGACTTCTTCCTGCCGTTTGGAGGAAAGCTCTCTGGTGACAATCGCTGGATCAAGCTGGCTGAGCTGATCCCATGGGATGAGCTGGAAGGTGACTATGCAGCTCAGTTCTGCAAGGGCTTTGGCGCCCCGGCAAAGCCATTTCGCATGGCACTGGGCGCCCTGATCATCAAGGCCCGCATGGGGCTGACTGATGAAGAACTGGTTGAGCAAATCAAAGAGAACCCCTATCTCCAGTTCTTCATCGGCCTGGAGGCATTTCAGTACTCGGCTCCGTTTGACCCATCAATGATGGTGTACTTCCGGAAGCGGCTGCCAGATTCGGTCGTGAATGACTGCAATGAACGAATCGTGCGTCACGGTCTGAACGTGATCCGTTCGTCTGCAGTTGATGAGCACGACAGCAGCGATGGAGGCGGAGCCGGGAGCGCAGCTGATCAGAAGATTGAATCCAAAACGCCACGGCCAAATCAGGGGTCACTGCTGATTGATGCGACATGCGTTCCGGCAGATATTCGGCATCCAACGGATCTCTCGCTGCTCAATGAAGGCCGAGAGCTCACCGAGACTCTGATCGATGCCATGTATTCGCAGGTCAGAGAGTCCTTTGGTCACAAACCACGAACGCATCGGAAGCAGGCCAGGCAGCAGTTCCTCGCCGTGGCCAAGAAAAAACGCCCTCGGTTTCTCAAGATCCGCAAAGCGATCAAGCAACAGCTTGGGCATCTCAAGCGCAACCTTGCCAACATTGACGCCCTGACAGCCTGTGGCGCAAGCCTTCTGGCGGCTGGGCGGCATGCCTATCAGAAGCTGTTGGTTGTCAGTGAGCTGGTCCGCCAGCAGAACATTCTCTATCGCTCAGACACCAGAAGTATTCCCGCTCGCATCGTCAGCCTCTGTCAAGCGCACATCAGGCCAATTGTTCGCGGCAAGGCGAGGTGCAATGTTGAGTTCGGCGCCAAGATCTCACTTTCTGTCACCGATGAAGGATTTGCTTTCCTGGATCGGCTGAGCTTTGACCCCTACAACGAAGGGGAAGATCTGAAAGTTCAGGCCCAAGCCTATCGTCGTCGATACGGCTGCTATCCGGAGGTGATCTGCGCTGATCAGATCTACCGCACAAGATCAAATCGGGCATTCTGCCAGCGTCACGGCATTCGGCTGAGTGGGCCTCGTCTTGGTCGCCCGAAGAATGATCCGGAGTTGGTGGCAGCCGAGAGGCGGCAGTTCGTTGATGATCAAAGGCGGCGCAATGCTGTTGAAGGCAAGATCGGTCAAGGCAAGCGTCGCTATGGATTGGGATTGATCCGAGAGAAACTGCCGGCAACACAGGGTTCATCCATCGCGATGAATGTCCTGGTCATGAACCTCCAGAAGCTCCTGGAGCTTCTTTGTCTCTATTTTGTGCTCTGCTGGCAACTCTTGGTCTCCGCCGCACGGGCTCTGAGCTCCAGCAGCAGAGAGCTGAGTTGTCAGCTCAGCGGGGCCTGA
- the smc gene encoding chromosome segregation protein SMC translates to MVFINQVELTHFKSFGGSMTIPLEPGFTVVTGPNGSGKSNILDAVLFCLGLASSRGMRAERLPDLINSAMLRAGRAAETTVSVRFDLGDWQPDEAEAGLEAPEEGPWIRPGQRSWTVSRRLRVAPGGTYASSYTADGVPCNLQQLQTQLRRLRVDPEGSNVVMQGDVTRIVSMSARDRRGVIDELAGVALFDSRIEQTRFKLDDVQDRQERCSIVQQELLANRQKLERDCAKARTYQSLRERLHLGRLQEQVLAFEAAEAGLRALVSRQDALGRQQLQEREAIAAAEAAVEAGGRALEQLQAEVKALGEDQLLAVQAELAGLEAGSRELARQAEKHQLQAEDLQRQRQELARSRGELQQEQQRLEAAGDQAELDAAEAACRAAEAAVELSRRRLGEVAGRSGSWMEEQKRRSLRRQELASRLSPLEAERQQLAERLRQNQERLAELLAEEQREGSSQASAQQELEQAEAEWQQLTSSCASRQAQLQELAEAYALQQRTRQRLDQEQVQLEREIARLDSRRETLQESRGTGALRVLLEAGLEGIHGPVAQLGEVEERHRTALEVAAGARLGQVVVDDDRIAARAIELLKQRRAGRLTFLPLNRIRSPGGSQAASGAAALQRGGGSADRGQAGGLVGRAVDLVRHESVYAEVFRYVFGDTLVFSDLTSARRELGRCRAVTLEGELLEKSGAMTGGSLQQRGNQLGFGRSQEGDEAEPLRRRLLELGESLVACRRREAQLGQQLEELRPQLQQLQQRLAALEAQRGGARKALAPQLQRQHLLKERLAQLHHVLSTDQLRQQELSQQLEPLQQELAALHQEEAGAQASGDAARWQGLQQELEAADQSLVAARQQRDGLLAARRDRALAVERLRNQLEALGGEEQRLIAAVNALVLERTQWKERHQAEQERRAALERQQAELQTRFGERRRARDAAEAALAGQRQALQQRQWELQRLAEELQGLAEQQRSDQLRLEQLQRDLPDPLPEIPQEVRDNGLEALAADLRSLQARMEALEPVNMLALEELEQLEGRLAELENRLEVLSSEREELLLRIETVATLRQEAFLEAFTAVDGHFREIFAELSEGEGHLQLENPEAPLDGGLTLVAHPKGKAVRRLAAMSGGEKSLTALSFLFALQRFRPSPFYALDEVDSFLDGVNVERLAGLIARQADQAQFMVVSHRRPMIAAATRTIGVTQARGAHTQVVGLPPAA, encoded by the coding sequence TTGGTCTTCATCAATCAGGTCGAGCTCACCCACTTCAAATCGTTCGGCGGATCGATGACGATCCCGCTCGAGCCTGGCTTCACGGTGGTGACCGGGCCGAACGGCTCGGGGAAGAGCAACATCCTGGACGCCGTGCTCTTCTGCCTGGGTCTGGCCAGCAGCCGGGGCATGCGGGCCGAGCGCCTGCCCGACCTGATCAACAGCGCCATGCTCCGGGCGGGGCGGGCCGCCGAAACCACGGTGAGTGTGCGCTTTGACCTGGGCGACTGGCAGCCGGACGAGGCCGAAGCCGGCCTGGAAGCCCCGGAGGAGGGCCCATGGATCCGACCGGGCCAGCGCAGCTGGACCGTGAGCCGGCGCCTGCGGGTGGCTCCTGGAGGCACCTACGCCAGCAGCTACACCGCCGATGGGGTGCCCTGCAACCTGCAGCAGCTGCAGACCCAGCTGCGGCGCCTGCGGGTGGATCCCGAGGGCAGCAACGTGGTGATGCAGGGCGATGTGACCCGCATCGTGTCGATGAGTGCCCGCGACCGGCGCGGCGTCATCGACGAGCTGGCCGGCGTGGCCCTGTTCGACAGCCGCATCGAACAGACCCGCTTCAAGCTCGACGATGTGCAGGACCGCCAGGAGCGCTGCTCGATCGTGCAGCAGGAGCTGCTGGCCAACCGCCAGAAGCTGGAGCGCGACTGCGCCAAGGCCCGCACGTACCAGTCCCTGCGCGAGCGTCTGCACCTGGGGCGCCTGCAGGAGCAGGTGCTGGCTTTTGAAGCGGCCGAGGCCGGCCTGCGGGCCCTGGTGAGCCGGCAGGACGCGCTCGGACGGCAGCAGCTGCAGGAGCGGGAGGCGATCGCCGCGGCCGAGGCCGCCGTGGAAGCCGGCGGCAGAGCCCTGGAGCAGCTGCAGGCCGAGGTGAAGGCCCTCGGGGAGGATCAGCTGCTGGCGGTGCAGGCCGAACTCGCCGGCCTGGAGGCGGGCAGCCGCGAACTGGCCCGGCAGGCCGAGAAGCACCAGCTGCAGGCCGAAGATCTGCAGCGCCAGCGGCAGGAGCTGGCCCGCAGCCGGGGGGAGCTGCAGCAGGAGCAGCAGCGGCTGGAGGCCGCCGGCGACCAGGCCGAGCTCGATGCGGCCGAAGCTGCCTGCCGCGCCGCCGAGGCCGCGGTGGAGCTCTCCCGCCGGCGCCTCGGCGAGGTGGCCGGGCGCTCGGGCAGCTGGATGGAGGAGCAGAAACGCCGCAGCCTGCGGCGCCAGGAGCTCGCCTCCCGCCTCAGCCCCCTGGAGGCCGAGCGGCAGCAGCTGGCCGAGCGGCTGCGCCAGAACCAGGAGCGCCTGGCGGAGCTGCTCGCCGAAGAGCAGCGGGAGGGCAGCAGCCAGGCCAGCGCCCAGCAGGAGCTGGAGCAGGCCGAGGCGGAATGGCAGCAGCTCACCAGCTCCTGCGCAAGCCGCCAGGCGCAGCTGCAGGAGCTGGCCGAGGCCTATGCCCTGCAGCAGCGCACCCGCCAGCGGCTGGACCAGGAGCAGGTGCAGCTCGAGCGCGAGATCGCCCGGCTCGACAGCCGCCGGGAAACGCTGCAGGAGAGCCGCGGCACCGGGGCCCTGCGGGTGCTGCTGGAGGCCGGCCTGGAGGGGATCCATGGTCCCGTGGCCCAGCTCGGCGAGGTGGAGGAGCGGCACCGCACCGCCCTGGAGGTGGCGGCCGGAGCCCGCCTCGGCCAGGTGGTGGTGGACGACGACCGCATCGCCGCCCGCGCCATCGAGCTGCTGAAGCAGCGCCGCGCCGGACGCCTCACCTTCCTGCCGCTCAACCGCATCCGCTCCCCCGGCGGCAGCCAGGCAGCCAGCGGAGCCGCTGCCCTGCAGCGGGGCGGCGGCTCCGCGGACCGGGGCCAGGCGGGAGGCCTGGTGGGGCGGGCGGTGGACCTGGTGCGGCATGAGTCCGTCTACGCCGAGGTGTTCCGCTACGTGTTCGGCGACACCCTGGTGTTCAGCGACCTCACCAGTGCGCGCCGCGAGCTGGGCCGCTGCCGGGCGGTGACCCTCGAGGGCGAGCTGCTGGAGAAGAGCGGCGCCATGACCGGCGGCAGCCTGCAGCAGCGGGGCAACCAGCTGGGCTTCGGCCGCAGCCAGGAGGGCGACGAGGCCGAGCCGTTGCGCCGCCGCCTGCTGGAGCTGGGCGAGAGCCTGGTGGCCTGCCGGCGCCGTGAAGCCCAGCTGGGTCAGCAACTCGAGGAGCTGCGGCCCCAGCTGCAGCAGCTGCAGCAACGGCTCGCCGCCCTTGAAGCCCAGCGCGGCGGCGCCCGCAAGGCCCTGGCCCCGCAGCTGCAGCGCCAACACCTGCTCAAGGAGCGGCTGGCCCAGCTGCACCACGTGCTCAGCACCGACCAGCTGCGGCAGCAGGAGCTCTCGCAGCAGCTGGAGCCCCTGCAGCAGGAGCTCGCCGCCCTCCACCAGGAGGAGGCCGGAGCCCAGGCGTCCGGCGATGCGGCCCGCTGGCAGGGTCTGCAACAGGAGCTCGAGGCCGCCGACCAGTCCCTGGTGGCCGCACGCCAGCAGCGCGACGGCCTGCTGGCGGCCCGCCGGGACAGGGCGCTGGCGGTGGAGCGGCTGCGCAACCAGCTCGAGGCCCTGGGCGGCGAGGAGCAGCGGCTGATCGCCGCGGTGAACGCCCTGGTGCTCGAACGGACCCAGTGGAAGGAGCGCCATCAGGCCGAGCAGGAGCGCCGCGCCGCCCTCGAACGGCAGCAGGCCGAGCTGCAGACCCGCTTCGGCGAGCGGCGCCGGGCCCGCGATGCCGCCGAGGCCGCCCTGGCCGGGCAGCGCCAGGCGCTGCAGCAGCGCCAGTGGGAGTTGCAGCGTCTGGCCGAGGAGCTGCAGGGGCTGGCCGAGCAGCAGCGCAGCGATCAGCTGCGGCTGGAGCAGCTGCAGCGGGACCTGCCCGATCCCCTGCCGGAGATCCCGCAGGAGGTGCGCGACAACGGCCTCGAGGCCCTGGCCGCGGACCTGCGCAGCCTGCAGGCCCGGATGGAGGCACTGGAGCCGGTGAACATGCTGGCGCTCGAGGAGCTCGAGCAGCTGGAAGGCCGCCTGGCGGAGCTGGAGAACCGCCTCGAGGTGCTCAGCAGCGAGCGGGAGGAGCTGCTGCTGCGCATCGAAACCGTGGCCACGCTGCGGCAGGAGGCCTTCCTTGAAGCCTTCACCGCCGTGGATGGCCACTTCCGCGAGATCTTCGCGGAGCTCTCCGAGGGCGAGGGCCATCTGCAGCTGGAGAATCCCGAGGCTCCGCTCGACGGCGGCCTCACCCTGGTGGCCCATCCCAAGGGGAAGGCCGTGCGTCGGCTGGCGGCCATGAGCGGGGGGGAGAAGTCGCTCACGGCCCTGAGCTTCCTGTTCGCCCTGCAGCGCTTCCGGCCGTCGCCCTTCTACGCCCTCGACGAGGTGGACAGCTTTCTCGATGGGGTGAACGTGGAGCGGCTGGCCGGCCTGATCGCCCGCCAGGCCGATCAGGCCCAGTTCATGGTGGTGAGTCACCGGCGGCCGATGATCGCCGCCGCCACCCGCACCATCGGCGTGACCCAGGCCCGCGGAGCCCACACCCAGGTGGTGGGATTACCGCCGGCCGCCTGA
- the grrA gene encoding GrrA/OscA1 family cyclophane-containing rSAM-modified RiPP, protein MVTCSRFSLLVLLMAFAALAEPAAARTASPPASGDVEARLERISLALLQRFGGDAAHDGSADSTVARGFVNGGPGRGFANGVNRGFVNNHGYYGGSRSFVNGGGGYRGGGFVNAARPGVGFVNW, encoded by the coding sequence ATGGTCACCTGTTCCCGCTTCTCCCTTCTGGTGCTGCTGATGGCCTTCGCGGCGCTGGCCGAACCCGCGGCGGCCAGAACCGCTTCCCCCCCCGCCAGCGGGGATGTGGAGGCGAGACTGGAGCGGATCAGCCTGGCCCTGCTGCAGCGCTTCGGGGGCGATGCCGCCCACGACGGCAGCGCGGACAGCACCGTGGCACGGGGCTTCGTCAACGGCGGTCCCGGTCGCGGCTTCGCCAACGGGGTGAATCGCGGCTTTGTGAACAACCACGGCTACTACGGCGGCAGCCGCAGCTTCGTGAATGGGGGCGGCGGTTACCGGGGCGGCGGTTTCGTGAATGCGGCCCGCCCCGGCGTGGGCTTCGTGAACTGGTGA
- a CDS encoding DUF883 family protein produces MTSTPPQDRTSEAQAPEPEQHQDTFRERFDALLPTIQREWPQVARQTLEATRGSFDEVAEVIASQTGRTVTLVKHQLVELLDVAGAQTSRIADHLAPLEKQLEGVLDDLNATLRPRIEKPVRERPLMAIGIAAGVGVLVGLLLSSGRRSA; encoded by the coding sequence ATGACGAGCACCCCGCCCCAGGACCGAACCTCCGAAGCCCAGGCACCGGAGCCGGAGCAGCACCAGGACACGTTCCGCGAACGCTTCGATGCCCTCCTGCCCACGATCCAGCGCGAGTGGCCCCAGGTGGCCCGCCAGACCCTGGAGGCCACGCGCGGCAGCTTCGATGAGGTGGCCGAGGTGATCGCCTCCCAGACCGGCCGCACGGTGACCCTGGTGAAGCACCAGCTGGTGGAGCTGCTCGATGTGGCTGGCGCCCAGACCAGCCGCATCGCCGATCATCTGGCCCCCCTGGAGAAGCAGCTGGAGGGGGTGCTCGATGACCTCAACGCCACCCTGCGGCCCCGCATCGAGAAGCCGGTGCGGGAGCGGCCGCTGATGGCGATCGGCATTGCAGCCGGTGTGGGTGTGCTGGTGGGCCTGCTGCTGTCCTCCGGCCGTCGCTCGGCATGA
- a CDS encoding phage holin family protein, with the protein MSQQRRESGGKAREAMGRVGALLSSVMDLHVRIALQEADHEKRRLISGALLLSGGLTMMLLALIAAEVALLLWLHEGVSLSWIHSTLAVASLNVVVAGVFLRIGGGLLKGPYLPQTTAGLTKTTRALLGR; encoded by the coding sequence ATGAGCCAGCAGCGGCGCGAGAGTGGCGGCAAGGCCCGTGAGGCGATGGGGCGGGTCGGCGCCCTGCTGAGTTCGGTGATGGACCTGCACGTGCGCATCGCGCTGCAGGAGGCCGACCACGAGAAGCGGCGGCTGATCAGCGGCGCCCTGCTGCTCAGCGGCGGGCTCACCATGATGCTGCTGGCCCTGATCGCGGCGGAGGTGGCGCTGCTCCTCTGGCTGCATGAGGGGGTCAGCCTCAGCTGGATCCACAGCACCCTGGCGGTGGCCAGCCTCAACGTGGTGGTGGCCGGGGTGTTTCTGCGCATTGGCGGTGGTCTGCTCAAGGGCCCCTACCTGCCCCAGACCACCGCCGGCCTCACCAAGACCACCCGCGCCCTGTTGGGCCGCTGA
- a CDS encoding class I SAM-dependent RNA methyltransferase, translating to MTEPQSAGSSAGTPIHAIAVVPPGLEQPAAEELAALGCDGVAPLRRAVRCDTDLAGLYRLHLQARLPFRLLRQLASFPCRGRDDLYSGVQQAVDWATWLPPRASFRVDVSGTAPGLNHSHYSALQVKNALVDLQRQRWGQRSSIDLDSPDLSLHLHLGGGLASLSVDGSGSSLHRRGYRAAMGLAPLKENLAAGLIALTGWNGSVPLADPLCGSGTLLIEAACAALGRAPGLGPDGPRPFALQRWPDFQPALWQEQVDAAAALARQDLPDGQPLAPVLGMEQDPAVLAQARANAEAAGVADWIDLRGGDCRDFVPPPQPGVLVCNPPYGERLGEAAELESLYADLGRMVKERCSGWSLWLLSGNPELTGALRMKASRRIPVSNGGIDCRWLHYQIR from the coding sequence ATCACCGAACCACAGTCCGCCGGGTCCTCCGCCGGCACGCCCATCCACGCCATCGCGGTGGTGCCGCCGGGGCTGGAGCAACCGGCGGCCGAGGAGCTCGCCGCCCTCGGCTGTGACGGCGTGGCCCCGCTGCGGCGTGCGGTGCGCTGCGACACCGACCTGGCCGGCCTCTACCGGCTGCATCTGCAGGCCCGGCTGCCGTTCCGGCTGCTGCGTCAGCTGGCCAGCTTTCCCTGCCGCGGCCGCGACGACCTCTACAGCGGCGTGCAGCAGGCCGTGGACTGGGCCACCTGGCTGCCGCCCCGTGCCAGCTTCCGCGTGGATGTGAGCGGCACCGCCCCGGGGCTGAACCACAGCCACTACAGCGCCCTGCAGGTGAAGAACGCCCTGGTGGACCTGCAGCGCCAGCGGTGGGGGCAGCGCTCCTCGATCGACCTCGACTCCCCTGACCTCAGCCTGCACCTGCACCTGGGCGGCGGCCTGGCCAGCCTCAGCGTGGACGGCAGCGGCAGCAGCCTGCACCGCCGCGGCTACCGCGCCGCCATGGGCCTGGCACCGCTGAAGGAAAACCTGGCCGCCGGCCTGATCGCCCTCACCGGCTGGAACGGCTCCGTGCCCCTGGCCGATCCCCTCTGCGGCAGCGGCACCCTGCTGATCGAAGCCGCCTGCGCCGCCCTCGGCCGGGCCCCGGGTCTCGGCCCGGATGGCCCCCGGCCGTTCGCCCTGCAGCGCTGGCCCGACTTCCAGCCCGCTCTCTGGCAGGAGCAGGTGGACGCCGCCGCGGCCCTGGCACGCCAGGACCTGCCGGACGGCCAGCCCCTGGCCCCCGTGCTGGGCATGGAGCAGGATCCGGCCGTGCTGGCCCAGGCCCGCGCCAATGCGGAGGCCGCCGGCGTGGCGGATTGGATCGATCTGCGCGGCGGCGACTGCCGCGATTTCGTGCCGCCGCCGCAGCCGGGCGTGCTGGTGTGCAACCCGCCCTACGGCGAGCGCCTGGGCGAGGCGGCCGAGCTGGAGAGCCTCTACGCCGACCTGGGCCGCATGGTGAAGGAGCGCTGCAGCGGCTGGAGCCTGTGGCTGCTCAGCGGCAACCCCGAGCTCACCGGTGCCCTGCGGATGAAGGCCAGCCGGCGCATCCCGGTGAGCAACGGCGGCATCGACTGCCGCTGGCTCCACTACCAGATCCGCTGA
- a CDS encoding PRC-barrel domain-containing protein: MTTTPPPGSDPAATPSDRLWLRSELMGTQVITRDTGRRLGVVGEVVVDIDRREVIALGLRDNPLTRFLPGLPRWMPLDRIRQVGDVILVDSADSLAEGFSPESYSKVINCDVVTEAGQQLGKVLGFSFDIETGELTTLVLGALGVPLLGEGVLSTWELPVVEVVSSGPDRIIVYEGAEDKLKQLGTGLLEKLGIGGASWEQEERERFRGTAVPVENQLAPGMPSLQEQRRIQPAATQALLPDEELDYVEVEQRRERAPLRQRRYLDEEERFNDDRFADERFTGERYGEEREPMEEPVPPRQRDISRTGSREEWSERYRTDPDRYDRPPAGAGNREPRRYDQLRRPAGGAVNPEPLDVDAEDFGDPW, translated from the coding sequence ATGACGACCACACCACCGCCGGGCAGCGATCCCGCCGCCACCCCCAGTGATCGCCTCTGGCTGCGCTCGGAGCTGATGGGCACCCAGGTGATCACCCGGGACACCGGCCGCCGGCTGGGTGTGGTGGGCGAAGTGGTGGTGGACATCGACCGCCGCGAGGTGATCGCCCTCGGCCTGCGGGACAACCCCCTCACCCGCTTTCTGCCGGGGCTGCCGCGCTGGATGCCGCTCGACCGCATCCGCCAGGTGGGTGATGTGATTCTGGTGGATTCGGCCGATTCCCTGGCGGAAGGGTTCAGCCCGGAGAGTTACAGCAAGGTGATCAACTGCGATGTGGTCACCGAGGCCGGCCAGCAGCTCGGCAAGGTGCTGGGATTCAGCTTCGACATCGAAACCGGGGAGCTCACCACCCTGGTGCTCGGTGCCCTGGGCGTGCCCCTGCTCGGGGAGGGAGTGCTGAGCACCTGGGAACTGCCCGTGGTGGAGGTGGTGAGCAGCGGTCCGGACCGGATCATCGTGTACGAGGGGGCCGAGGACAAGCTCAAGCAGCTGGGCACCGGCCTGCTGGAGAAGCTCGGCATTGGCGGCGCCAGCTGGGAGCAGGAGGAACGGGAGCGGTTTCGCGGAACCGCGGTGCCGGTGGAGAACCAGCTGGCGCCAGGCATGCCCAGCCTGCAGGAGCAGCGCCGGATCCAGCCCGCGGCCACCCAGGCCCTCCTGCCGGACGAGGAACTCGACTACGTGGAGGTGGAACAGCGGCGCGAGCGGGCTCCGCTGCGCCAGCGCCGCTACCTCGATGAGGAGGAGCGCTTCAACGATGACCGCTTCGCCGATGAGCGCTTCACGGGCGAGCGCTACGGCGAAGAACGTGAACCGATGGAAGAACCGGTCCCACCGCGGCAACGGGACATCTCACGGACGGGATCCAGGGAGGAGTGGTCCGAGCGCTACCGAACGGACCCCGACCGGTATGACCGTCCGCCAGCAGGGGCCGGCAACCGTGAGCCACGCCGTTACGACCAGCTCCGTCGCCCCGCCGGCGGTGCAGTCAACCCCGAACCGCTCGACGTGGATGCAGAGGATTTCGGCGACCCCTGGTGA
- a CDS encoding DnaJ C-terminal domain-containing protein, translating into MTANGYRDYFKVLGVDRGADADTIKRSFRKLARQYHPDVNPGDKAAEARFKEISEAYEVLSDPDKRRRYEQFGQYWSQAGAGGGVGGVDVDFGRYGNFDDFINDLLGRFGGGGASSAPGGFGFGSGFPGGFAASGFGGGFPGGGRSAPANLDAEASISLAMAEAFRGCERTLAVNDERVKVRIPAGVRHGSRLRLKGKGNMQPGTGRRGDLYLNLQIQAHSVWKLDGDQLRAELPLSLDELALGGEVRVATPDGEATVQVPPGMTLGRSLRLKGKGWPLKEGRGDLLLTPVLRMPDSLSAEERSLLEQLRKVRSADPRAGWVQAARL; encoded by the coding sequence ATGACCGCCAACGGCTACCGCGACTACTTCAAGGTTCTCGGTGTCGACCGGGGGGCCGACGCCGACACGATCAAACGTTCCTTCCGCAAGCTGGCGCGGCAGTACCACCCGGACGTGAATCCCGGCGACAAGGCCGCCGAGGCCCGCTTCAAGGAGATCAGCGAAGCCTACGAAGTGCTCTCCGATCCCGACAAACGCCGGCGCTACGAGCAGTTCGGCCAGTACTGGAGCCAGGCCGGGGCCGGCGGCGGGGTGGGCGGCGTGGACGTGGATTTCGGCCGCTACGGCAACTTCGACGACTTCATCAATGATCTGCTCGGCCGCTTCGGCGGCGGCGGTGCCTCCTCGGCCCCCGGTGGCTTCGGCTTCGGCAGCGGCTTCCCCGGTGGCTTTGCGGCCAGCGGCTTCGGTGGCGGCTTCCCCGGCGGTGGACGCTCCGCCCCGGCGAATCTGGACGCGGAGGCCAGCATCAGCCTCGCGATGGCGGAGGCCTTCCGAGGCTGTGAGCGCACCCTGGCGGTGAACGACGAGCGGGTGAAGGTGCGGATCCCTGCCGGGGTGCGCCATGGCAGCCGGCTGCGGCTCAAGGGCAAAGGCAACATGCAGCCCGGCACCGGCCGGCGCGGCGACCTCTACCTCAATCTCCAGATCCAGGCCCATTCGGTGTGGAAGCTCGATGGCGATCAGCTCCGGGCCGAGCTGCCCCTCAGCCTCGACGAGCTGGCCCTCGGCGGTGAGGTGCGTGTGGCCACCCCCGATGGGGAGGCCACGGTGCAGGTGCCCCCGGGCATGACCCTGGGCCGCAGCCTGCGGCTCAAGGGCAAGGGCTGGCCACTCAAGGAGGGCCGCGGCGATCTTCTGCTCACCCCGGTGCTGCGCATGCCCGACAGCCTCAGCGCGGAGGAGCGGTCCCTGCTCGAGCAGCTGCGCAAGGTGCGCAGCGCCGATCCCCGGGCGGGCTGGGTGCAGGCGGCCCGTCTGTGA